A genomic segment from Lutzomyia longipalpis isolate SR_M1_2022 chromosome 3, ASM2433408v1 encodes:
- the LOC129794327 gene encoding polyisoprenoid diphosphate/phosphate phosphohydrolase PLPP6: MDKGMNPTTRLDEKRQLPPALEKILAIDVKLTKQFVSFMLNFLPMRSLRNHCRLLEVSCHGIVILVLWFILTWLIDNPDLYEMQINLLFGLLIDIVLVACIKAATRRRRPTVNDDPFSIGPDKFSFPSGHASRAVFMATFFTLLSPVSILFWPPIIAWAVAVCLSRLLMYRHHILDVTAGALLGLLEAFILYILWCDNETSLWIMKILSDDKYVEGQTGI, translated from the exons atggaTAAAGGA ATGAATCCCACAACGAGGTTGGATGAGAAGAGGCAGCTGCCACCAGCCCTGGAGAAGATTCTGGCCATTGATGTGAAGCTCACAAAGCAATTTGTGAG CTTTATGCTCAACTTTTTGCCCATGAGATCTCTCCGTAATCACTGTCGTCTGCTTGAG GTGTCATGCCACGGGATTGTAATCTTGGTACTTTGGTTCATTCTTACGTGGCTCATTGACAATCCCGATCTGTATGAGATGCAAATTAATCTGCTGTTTGGCCTTCTCATTGATATTGTCCTCGTGGCATGCATCAAGGCTGCTACGAGGAGACGACGACCAACTGTTAATGATGATCCCTTCAGTATTGGCCCCGATAAGTTTAGCTTCCCCTCCGGACATGCTTCCAGGGCTGTTTTCATGGCCACATTCTTCACACTCCTCTCCCCAGTGTCCATCCTCTTCTGGCCACCAATCATAGCCTGGGCTGTAGCTGTCTGCCTGTCGCGTCTTCTCATGTACCGTCACCACATCCTGGACGTTACAGCTGGAGCTCTTCTTGGACTCCTTGAAGCCTTCATCCTCTACATTCTCTGGTGTGACAATGAAACCTCCCTGTGGATCATGAAGATCCTCTCGGATGATAAATACGTCGAAGGGCAGACGGGAATTTAG
- the LOC129794342 gene encoding uncharacterized protein LOC129794342 has product MCALKGNSSSSFGSIDFSAILEEEFLAMEAKENARRNSSQTDLDISLLAGDIVTNALHIPRSLFCPFCAEEYMFQFTLKDHLKREHHAELQQHVGRQRAAPAGDVSLAASHACPVCGALFFHMALLPKHILKRHGRTFLQHWQKENAAEMVRMREEPSILYAACSPGLSEIFNGLTTNEKEKPENPCQEAHHEACVATPSKSILKKTPIKGGRIITSPSSVSIRRTKSDYVKRCTPVRRELRFDLPPLKKKSPEEKLPPMPRDETRSSWRLPFGWRNKKPPKAPPQKSVVVLTSTPINGLDDTMDVPSFFDLERFQCARCRKTWDNNAELLEHLKGHHRSARHFMRPHYRCAQCGATFYRNSYLVRHCHFHHTPLKTRQVIRN; this is encoded by the exons ATGTGTGCTCTCAAGGGGAATTCATCATCATCTTTTGGCAGTATTGACTTCTCGGCTATACTCGAGGAAGAATTCCTCGCGATGGAGGCAAAGGAGAATGCCAGGCGCAACTCCTCGCAAACGGATCTCGATATTAGCCTTCTAGCTGGGGATATTGTGACAAATGCCCTGCACATCCCACGGAGTCTCTTCTGTCCTTTCTGTGCTGAGGAGTACATGTTCCAGTTTACACTGAAGGATCACCTCAAGCGCGAGCATCATGCGGAATTGCAGCAACATGTTGGACGTCAGAGAGCTGCCCCGGCTGGGGATGTGAGTCTAGCTGCTTCCCATGCCTGCCCTGTGTGTGGGGCACTCTTCTTCCACATGGCACTACTACCGAAGCACATCCTCAAACGTCACGGACGTACTTTCCTGCAGCACTGGCAGAAGGAGAATGCCGCTGAGATGGTAAGGATGCGTGAAGAGCCGAGTATTTTGTATGCTGCCTGTTCTCCGGGATTAAGTGAAATCTTCAATGGACTTACAACGAATGAGAAG gaaaagccggaaaatcccTGTCAGGAAGCTCATCATGAGGCATGTGTGGCAACACCCAGTAAGagtattcttaagaaaacccCCATAAAGGGCGGAAGAATCATCACATCTCCATCCTCAGTGTCAATTAGACGTACCAAGAGTGACTACGTGAAGAGATGCACACCGGTGCGCAGGGAATTACGCTTTGATCTTCCGCcgctgaagaaaaaatctcccgAAGAAAAACTTCCGCCAATGCCGCGTGATGAGACACGCTCATCGTGGCGACTACCCTTTGGGTGGCGCAATAAGAAACCCCCCAAAGCTCCCCCACAAAAGAGCGTAGTAGTCCTCACGAGTACCCCAATCAATGGCCTAGATGACACCATGGATGTTCCCTCCTTTTTTGACCTGGAGCGTTTCCAATGCGCCCGTTGCCGTAAAACGTGGGACAACAATGCTGAGCTCCTGGAGCACCTCAAGGGGCACCACCGGAGTGCCAGGCACTTCATGAGACCCCACTACAGGTGCGCCCAGTGCGGGGCTACTTTCTACCGGAACAGCTACCTAGTACGGCATTGCCACTTCCATCACACCCCACTTAAAACGCGCCAGGTCATCAGGAACTGA
- the LOC129794326 gene encoding acylglycerol kinase, mitochondrial produces MTKIWKFELLLTSANNFWFGGEHGETGFKSLRGELGECSVNMAFVVKFAKNVRNHWKKSTFAAAVICYGASYANDKLKINNLMRKYCEEASAAGSVLGQQPQRVLVLLNPAANRRSAEDAFQKYCEPILHLAGFLVDIVKTDSEGHARRYIEELQHFPSAIVVAGGDGTLSEVVTGVLRRSEGNDKCPIGMLPVGRMNASSGVEAAKRNRVEEARQLAEAAISIVRGNTAKRHVMKIEVITGQEEEYRRPVYAVGSFQWGAFRDILCLRDRYWYTGPLREYMAFLVNSFSSRPTWECAADITYTPPCSGCRNCGATEKKAPQAHSGRWWSTFTPKTNGSTPGRDFSNVINEMCTKEYNIEGKHSEITVGTATEPALEMKLSPAEASSFSFILKSWKRLQGQLEAAGREAIEARTVQILPEMMEKEKYYSIDNEEYDVKPIRITLLPNAINMFSQRKAQIA; encoded by the exons ATGACTAAAATATGGAAATTCGAGCTCCTGTTGACGTCGGCAAACAATTTCTGGTTTGGTGGCGAACACGGCGAAACCGGGTTCAAGTCGCTTCGCGGCGAATTGGGCGAGTGCAGTGTAAACATGGCTTTTGTGgttaaatttgcaaaaaatgtgcGAAATCACtggaaaaaatcaacttttgcCGCGGCTGTCATTTGCTACGGGGCCTCCTATGCCAATGATAAACTCAA GATCAACAACTTGATGCGGAAGTACTGTGAGGAGGCATCAGCTGCTGGTTCGGTACTGGGACAGCAACCTCAGCGTGTCCTTGTCCTCCTTAATCCTGCAGCCAATAGGAGATCCGCTGAGGATGCATTCCAGAAGTACTGCGAaccaattttgcatttagCCGGATTCCTCGTGGATATTGTCAAGACGGACTCTGAAGGACATGCACGGAGGTACATTGAGGAGCTGCAGCACTTCCCCAGTGCTATTGTGGTAGCTGGTGGGGATGGGACACTATCAGAGGTGGTCACAGGAGTGCTTCGAAGGAGTGAGGGGAATGACAAATGCCCCATTGGGATGCTTCCAGTGGGTAGAATGAATGCCTCAAGTGGTGTGGAAGCTGCAAAGAGGAATCGTGTTGAGGAAGCCCGACAATTGGCAGAAGCTGCCATCTCCATTGTCCGCGGGAACACAGCTAAGAGGCATGTAATGAAGATTGAGGTCATTACGGGACAGGAGGAGGAATACAGGCGTCCAGTGTATGCTGTTGGATCCTTCCAGTGGGGTGCCTTTAGGGATATACTGTGCCTACGTGATAGGTACTGGTACACAGGACCACTGAGGGAGTACATGGCCTTCCTCGTGAATTCCTTCAGCTCACGTCCAACGTGGGAGTGTGCAGCTGACATAACGTACACCCCACCGTGTTCTGGATGTCGCAATTGTGGCGCGACGGAGAAGAAAGCACCACAAGCCCACAGTGGTAGGTGGTGGTCAACATTTACCCCAAAAACAAATGGAAGCACTCCCGGAAGGGATTTTTCTAACGTAATCAATGAAATGTGCACGAAAGAATACAATATCGAGGGGAAACATTCAGAAATCACCGTTGGAACTGCCACAGAACCCGCCCTGGAGATGAAACTCTCCCCCGCTGAGGCATCATCATTCAGCTTCATCCTCAAGAGCTGGAAACGCCTGCAGGGACAATTGGAAGCAGCAGGAAGGGAGGCAATTGAGGCGAGAACAGTGCAAATTCTCCCGGAAATGATGGAAAAGGAGAAATACTATTCCATTGACAATGAGGAGTATGATGTGAAACCCATTAGGATTACCCTTCTGCCCAATGCAATCAACATGTTCTCCCAGAGAAAAGCCCAAATTGCTTAA
- the LOC129794341 gene encoding uncharacterized protein LOC129794341, with product MAEIVSPTSAVPPPPQRKSTPDMSEEDELDASTHSQVLQRMKTDRVAVTRPEEDRRRRTIIVEKKNGSYGFTLQSYGIHYKKEQEVEMITYVDYVEYDGPAYRAGMREGDVILSINGTDMEKADHKTLVTFIKECDARMRMVVLFEDCVRKVELHMRYLQLQNVLQGKMSELERICLRERELLEGKWKTHSLPARKKATAAGEEAVGEGEMLGNRPTSTEDVGGLGKQQQKSQQHVGPPPTQMMLAYRYLDPHCRYILRPSASTGSGEYLISIAPAGPPPQPHQQQQRCRSQQYLRRVPSSDNNTTASSLPEDNTTKRSQAQQQEQKAKSSRHCHGHSCNPCHFGRSKTTTNNGDNVSLDAYDLASPCCEAQCIPVRRRSRHHSKDHHQHKHKHRSKESKERHQQRTQPAAPPAPPPQFANQPRYYDLSAGLASHCSLHSCTSSEFAATTVDGSVTSYTTSLSTDTLWDPHSDPSRGHSLKSGANPRTRTSVSYYAQPSPHQSFPTRFYPHAQVQPVSGYGYAVQKPKSWDNLTTKGGYGFGYGYLDTVAPKVNQIPPQRHSMPRKMTPAYERYTAFSDVENYAPPPSQFVQQTTTTTTTISLVGPPLCECLEGATVPKGATTQATSLTSAAGYYSSLPPRDPTKAPQAEITRL from the exons ATGGCTGAGATTGTGTCCCCCACGTCGGCAGTGCCTCCGCCACCGCAGAGAAAATCCACTCCTGACATGAGTGAGGAGGATGAATTAGATGCCTCTACG CACTCGCAGGTTCTTCAGCGCATGAAGACAGACAGAGTGGCGGTTACACGGCCAGAGGAGGACCGAAGACGACGCACAATTATTGTGGAGAAAAAGAATGGATCGTATGGGTTTACGCTTCAAAGTTATGGGATTCACTATAAGAAGGAACAGGAG GTGGAGATGATCACATATGTGGATTATGTAGAGTACGATGGTCCTGCATACCGAGCAGGAATGCGGGAAGGTGATGTGATCCTGTCAATCAATGGCACAGACATGGAGAAGGCAGATCACAAGACACTCGTGACATTCATAAAGGAATGCGATGCCCGGATGCGCATGGTGGTGTTGTTTGAGGATTGTGTACGCAAAGTGGAGCTCCACATGCGTTACCTGCAGCTGCAGAATGTCCTCCAGGGGAAAATGAGTGAGTTGGAGCGTATTTGTCTGCGCGAGAGGGAGCTCCTCGAGGGTAAATGGAAGACACACAGTTTGCCGGCGAGGAAGAAAGCCACTGCTGCGGGAGAAGAAGCTGTGGGTGAGGGAGAAATGCTGGGCAATCGTCCAACATCCACGGAGGACGTTGGGGGATTGGGGAAGCAGCAGCAGAAGAGCCAGCAGCATGTTGGTCCACCACCGACGCAAATGATGCTCGCCTATCGCTACCTCGATCCACACTGTCGCTACATTCTACGTCCATCCGCCTCAACGGGCAGTGGGGAGTACTTGATTAGTATCGCCCCGGCTGGACCACCACCCCAACCgcatcagcagcagcagcgtTGCCGAAGTCAGCAATACTTGCGACGAGTGCCGTCATCGGATAACAACACAACAGCCTCATCCCTTCCGGAGGATAACACAACAAAACGCTCCCAGGCACAGCAGCAGGAGCAAAAGGCAAAGTCCAGTCGTCATTGTCACGGCCATTCGTGCAATCCCTGCCATTTTGGACGCAGCAAGACCACCACCAACAATGGGGACAACGTGAGTCTCGATGCCTACGACCTGGCTAGCCCGTGCTGTGAAGCTCAGTGCATCCCGGTGCGTCGACGATCGCGACATCACAGCAAGGATCACCATCAGCATAAGCACAAGCATCGTAGCAAAGAGTCCAAGGAGAGACATCAGCAGCGAACACAACCAGCTGCCCCACCAGCTCCACCACCCCAATTTGCCAATCAACCAAG ATACTACGACCTCAGTGCTGGCCTTGCAAGTCACTGCAGTTTGCACTCATGCACATCCAGTGAATTCGCAGCAACAACAGTAGACGGATCAGTGACATCCTACACAACATCCCTCAGCACAGACACCCTCTGGGATCCACACAGTGACCCCTCACGTGGGCATTCCCTCAAATCCGGCGCCAATCCCCGAACACGCACAAGTGTCTCGTACTACGCTCAACCCTCCCCGCATCAGAGCTTCCCCACACGTTTCTATCCCCATGCTCAGGTGCAACCAGTTTCGGGCTACGGGTATGCCGTGCAGAAGCCCAAATCCTGGGATAATCTCACAACGAAGGGTGGATATGGCTTTGGCTATGGCTACCTGGACACTGTGGCACCCAAAGTCAATCAAATACCCCCACAGCGGCATTCAATGCCCCGGAAGATGACTCCGGCCTACGAGCGGTATACAGCATTCTCAGATGTGGAGAACTATGCACCGCCACCGTCCCAATTTGTCCAGCAAACCACCACAACGACCACAACCATTAGTCTCGTTGGCCCACCGCTGTGTGAGTGCCTCGAGGGTGCCACGGTGCCGAAGGGTGCCACAACCCAAGCTACATCCCTCACTTCCGCCGCCGGCTACTACTCTAGCCTTCCCCCACGTGATCCCACAAAAGCCCCACAAGCAGAGATTACGCGCCTCTAG